From the Oryza glaberrima chromosome 5, OglaRS2, whole genome shotgun sequence genome, one window contains:
- the LOC127773645 gene encoding receptor-like cytoplasmic kinase 185, with protein MGCFPCFGSGGKGEAKKGGGGRKDGGSADRRVARVGSDKSKSQGGLDSRKDAFIPRDANGQPIAAHTFTFRELAAATKNFRQDCLLGEGGFGRVYKGHLENGQAVAVKQLDRNGLQGNREFLVEVLMLSLLHHDNLVNLIGYCADGDQRLLVYEFMPLGSLEDHLHDIPPDKEPLDWNTRMKIAAGAAKGLEFLHDKANPPVIYRDFKSSNILLGEGYHPKLSDFGLAKLGPVGDKTHVSTRVMGTYGYCAPEYAMTGQLTVKSDVYSFGVVFLELITGRKAIDNTKPLGEQNLVAWARPLFKDRRKFPKMADPLLAGRFPMRGLYQALAVAAMCLQEQAATRPFIGDVVTALSYLASQTYDPNAPVQHSRSNASTPRARNRVGANFDQRRLHSPNHQQSPDLRKEGTTTSKYEAEVSRTNSGSGSGRRAGLDSMDVTGSQMGSPAHAGRKRESSRSTDRQRAVAEAKTWGENSRERKWPNARGSFDSTNE; from the exons ATGGGCTGCTTTCCGTGCTTCGGGTCGGGCGGCAAGGGGGAGGCgaagaagggcggcggcgggcgcaagGACGGCGGCTCGGCGGATCGCCGCGTCGCCCGGGTCGGATCAG ATAAATCAAAATCACAGGGTGGATTGGACTCTAGGAAGGATGCATTCATCCCAAGGGATGCGAATGGTCAACCTATTGCTGCACACACTTTCACTTTTCGTGAACTTGCTGCTGCCACTAAGAACTTCAGACAAGATTGTCTATTGGGGGAGGGAGGTTTTGGCCGCGTATATAAAGGACACTTGGAGAATGGGCAG GCTGTTGCAGTGAAGCAACTTGATCGCAATGGACTTCAAGGAAATAGAGAGTTTCTGGTTGAAGTCCTTATGCTCAGTCTATTGCACCATGATAACCTGGTTAACCTAATTGGATACTGTGCTGATGGGGATCAACGTCTCCTTGTATATGAGTTTATGCCATTGGGATCACTTGAGGATCATTTGCATG ATATTCCACCTGACAAGGAACCTCTCGACTGGAATACACGGATGAAGATTGCTGCTGGTGCAGCCAAGGGCTTGGAATTCTTGCATGACAAGGCAAATCCTCCTGTTATTTACAGGGATTTCAAGTCATCGAACATTCTTCTTGGTGAGGGATACCATCCAAAACTATCAGACTTTGGCCTGGCAAAACTTGGCCCTGTTGGTGACAAAACTCATGTTTCAACACGTGTTATGGGAACTTATGGCTACTGTGCCCCAGAATATGCGATGACTGGGCAGCTTACTGTTAAATCTGATGTGTATAGTTTTGGTGTTGTGTTCCTTGAACTGATTACTGGCCGCAAAGCAATCGACAACACCAAACCACTTGGAGAGCAGAACCTAGTGGCATGG GCCCGTCCCCTGTTTAAAGACCGCAGGAAATTTCCTAAAATGGCTGATCCATTACTTGCGGGCCGATTTCCTATGCGGGGCCTGTATCAGGCTTTAGCAGTTGCTGCAATGTGTTTGCAGGAGCAAGCTGCCACTAGGCCTTTTATAGGAGATGTGGTCACTGCTCTTTCATATCTTGCTTCCCAGACATATGATCCAAATGCACCTGTTCAGCACAGTCGGAGCAATGCATCTACCCCTAGGGCCAGAAACCGTGTTGGTGCGAATTTTGACCAGCGTCGTCTTCACTCACCAAATCACCAACAATCTCCAGATTTAAGGAAAGAAGGCACCACAACATCAAAATATGAAGCTGAGGTTAGCAGGACTAATTCTGGCAGTGGCTCTGGTCGACGAGCTGGCTTGGACAGCATGGATGTGACAGGTTCACAGATGGGTAGTCCTGCTCACGCAGGAAGGAAGAGGGAATCATCGCGGAGTACTGATAGGCAGCGTGCAGTCGCAGAGGCCAAAACATGGGGGGAGAATTCAAGAGAAAGAAAGTGGCCAAATGCTCGTGGCAGCTTTGATAGTACAAATGAGTAA